Part of the Sphaerochaeta associata genome is shown below.
CGTTTGGTGGGGAGTTATACCATTATCAGGATTACGAGAACAATGAGATAGATGCAGTCATCGAAATGCCGGATGGCTCTTGGAGCGCATTTGAGATCAAGCTTGGAGCCAATCAGATTGATGCGGCTGCACAGTCGTTGTTAAAGATTCAGGCTAAATTTCTTAAGCCGGCTTCCTCCTTGTGTGTAATTTGTGGCCTTTCGAATGCAGCCTATAGACGTCCTGATGGGGTATATGTTGTACCTTTGACTGCATTGAGGCCTTGAAGACGGAAAAACCTTGAATTCGCAAGGTGAGAGTGGTTTACCGCAAGAGTCTCCAGTGGATTACCACAAGAGTCTCCAGTGGTTTACCGCAAGAGTCTCCAGTGGTTTACCGCAAGAGTCAATTTCTTTATTGATTATATTTCTATGGAGTAGTAGTATATAGTAAACAAAACTGGAGATACAATGAGCCAATATATTCCCCGTGTTATTGATACGCTATTGGAAGAGTATTTGGAAACCTTTGGAGCTGTATATATCCGAGGACCTAAATGGTGTGGGAAAACAACCACAGCGGAGCAGAAAGCAAAGAGCATTGTCAGATTTCAAGACCCTAAAACCGGGGAATCCAACCGGATGATGGCGGAAATTGATCCCTCACTATTATTGAAAGGGGATAATCCAAGATTACTAGATGAATGGCAAGTCGTCCCAAAAATCTGGGATGCAGTAAGGCTGCAGGTTGATGATTTGAAAGTTGAAGGTTTATTCATTCTAACGGGTTCAACCGTTCCTGTCGATGATGATCAACGGCATTCTGGAACTGGGCGAATCAGTAGGTTGACTATGAGACCAATGAGTCTCATGGAATCCGGAGAGTCCAATGGGAAAGTCTCCTTATCTTCTTTGTTTCTTGGTAAGGCGATTGAACCAGGGATGCTATCCAGCTTGGCAATACCTCAGTTGGCGTATGTCATGGTTCGGGGTGGGTGGCCGGCTTCAATTGGAAAATCAGAAAGAGCCGCAGGACTCATAGCACAAGAATATTTGGTTTCTTTGGCGGAAAGTGATGTGTCAAGGACTACAAAGACTCAAAAAAACCCAGAGAGAGTACATGCACTTCTCAGAAGCTATGCACGAAACGTTTCAACCTTGGCTACGAATGAGAATATTATGAGAGATATCTCAGAAAATGACATGTCATTTTCTGAATCTCTTTATTATGAGTATCTCAATGCGTTGCAAAGGTTGTATGTCATTGAAGACGTTTCTGCGTGGAAACCTTCAATCCGTTCAAAAACTGCAATTCGGTCACGCCCGAAGCGGGAATTTGTCGATCCTTCACTTGCCGTCGCAGCAATAGGTTTAAGCTCGGCTATGTTGCTTGAAAACCTAGAGTACATGGGTTTTGTATTTGAGACCCTTTGTATCCGAGACTTGCGAGTATATTCACAACCGTTGGGAGGAACGGTCTCGTACTATCATGACAGGTATGACCTTGAGTGTGATTGTGTGCTCCATCTCAGGGATGGACGATATGCTCTCATTGAATGCAAGTTGGGTGGCAGCAGGATAGATGAAGGTGCTGCTCACCTTCTTGAGTTGAATTCACTCATTAAGCAACATGGAATGAAGAAACCATCTTTCCTCATGGTACTTACAGCAACAAACACTGCCTATGCAAGACCTGATGGTGTATTGGTTGTTCCTATTGGATGTCTGGGAATTTAGTTTTACCTCAGCTTGGCTGCTACCATGAATAAGCTTGAGTTAGAGGTTCATAAATACTAAAGAGCCTGTCCTGGCCGAAGTTCAGACAGGCTCTTTAGTGTCAATGCATTTTGATTTTCACAACATAGAGTGGGCTGCAAATCATCTCTCATGAACTATCTTCGGCATAAACGTCGGGCAACCGCGTTCTCCTCTGTCGGATATTGCAGCTAGCTCCTCCTTCACGGCCTTGCTGCTCACTGTTTTCGTTCGAAGTTATTACGCAAGTACTTTGCTTCACAGCCCACTTGTAAA
Proteins encoded:
- a CDS encoding ATP-binding protein, with amino-acid sequence MSQYIPRVIDTLLEEYLETFGAVYIRGPKWCGKTTTAEQKAKSIVRFQDPKTGESNRMMAEIDPSLLLKGDNPRLLDEWQVVPKIWDAVRLQVDDLKVEGLFILTGSTVPVDDDQRHSGTGRISRLTMRPMSLMESGESNGKVSLSSLFLGKAIEPGMLSSLAIPQLAYVMVRGGWPASIGKSERAAGLIAQEYLVSLAESDVSRTTKTQKNPERVHALLRSYARNVSTLATNENIMRDISENDMSFSESLYYEYLNALQRLYVIEDVSAWKPSIRSKTAIRSRPKREFVDPSLAVAAIGLSSAMLLENLEYMGFVFETLCIRDLRVYSQPLGGTVSYYHDRYDLECDCVLHLRDGRYALIECKLGGSRIDEGAAHLLELNSLIKQHGMKKPSFLMVLTATNTAYARPDGVLVVPIGCLGI